The proteins below come from a single Candidatus Zixiibacteriota bacterium genomic window:
- a CDS encoding amidase domain-containing protein produces MKSFSIYVWHIAIVFLLLPISRPLLAQPGPGVQWVDRALAYAQEFWEWPNYNFRYCNWHSQGVDCANFCSQIANAGCAGQTS; encoded by the coding sequence ATGAAAAGCTTTTCAATATACGTTTGGCATATAGCCATAGTTTTTTTGCTTCTGCCAATATCACGTCCCTTGTTGGCTCAACCTGGCCCAGGAGTTCAGTGGGTTGATAGAGCCTTAGCTTATGCTCAAGAATTCTGGGAATGGCCCAACTACAACTTCCGTTATTGTAATTGGCATTCGCAGGGCGTGGATTGCGCCAATTTTTGCAGTCAGATCGCCAATGCCGGCTGTGCCGGTCAAACATCATAA